Proteins co-encoded in one Euleptes europaea isolate rEulEur1 chromosome 1, rEulEur1.hap1, whole genome shotgun sequence genomic window:
- the GRPEL2 gene encoding grpE protein homolog 2, mitochondrial: MAAARSMRSCLRPLLRRLRGDRGLLFAFSTAAEQRSAGDDCGPEEPRDGPRHHLDENASGSTSDSASDRRTLELEEQVRDLTERYQRALMDSETIRRRTQKIVEDAKRFGIQCFCKDLVEVVDILEKTTESTVEGVHSDPDSALKNICEGLSLIESKLQGVFSKHGLQKMKPIGGKYDPYDHEVVCHVRTAGMEPGTVALVSLDGYKLHGRTIRHARVGVAVESHE; the protein is encoded by the exons AGGTTTACTCTTTGCCTTCAGCACTGCTGCAGAGCAGAGGAGCGCAGGAGATGACTGTGGTCCTGAAGAACCCCGTGACGGGCCTAGACATCACCTCGATGAAAATGCTTCAGGCAGCACTTCAGACAGCGCTTCAGATCGCAGAACCCTCGAGCTGGAAGAACAAGTCCGTGACTTAACA GAACGATACCAGAGAGCCCTGATGGATTCCGAAACTATCAGGCGGAGGACACAGAAGATCGTAGAAGATGCTAAACGGTTTG GGATCCAATGCTTTTGTAAAGATCTGGTAGAGGTAGTAGACATCCTGGAGAAGACCACTGAGAGCACCGTAGAAGGAGTACACAGTGACCCAGATTCAGCTCTGAAGAATATTTGTGAAGGCCTGTCTCTTATAGAGTCCAAACTGCAGGGCGTATTCAGTAAACATGGTCTGCAAAAAATGAAGCCCATTGGTGGCAAATATGACCCCTATGATCATGAAGTAGTATGTCATGTCCGAACAGCAGGAATGGAGCCAGGCACTGTGGCATTGGTGTCTCTAGATGGCTATAAACTCCATGGTCGCACTATCAGACATGCACGAGTTGGTGTGGCAGTAGAATCACACGAATGA